A genomic region of Zea mays cultivar B73 chromosome 6, Zm-B73-REFERENCE-NAM-5.0, whole genome shotgun sequence contains the following coding sequences:
- the LOC100280099 gene encoding uncharacterized protein LOC100280099: MFAMASAGGKEEPGLLVKQGTKLHAKMLSKEAAAQLAVPSFRVYYSVASAGAVPFLWESQPGTPKHDSSSAAELPPLTPPPSYYSAGRGGAGAGRSRSRRPGLLAAILPRITLHRWPGSSRTTSACPSWSSTSWSSSSSNTSSTMSPVFTVQSSPAVHVGASRGHHGRAISAGGAYDEATPRCFSVERECYERRVVKGCGVAVALRNALATVVVGKPGRRAATSAAA, encoded by the coding sequence ATGTTCGCCATGGCAAGCGCCGGCGGCAAGGAGGAGCCTGGATTGTTGGTGAAGCAGGGGACCAAGCTCCACGCCAAGATGCTCTCCAAGGAGGCGGCGGCGCAGCTCGCGGTACCGTCGTTCCGGGTGTACTACTCCGTGGCGTCGGCCGGCGCGGTGCCGTTCCTGTGGGAGTCGCAGCCGGGCACGCCCAAGCACGACTCGTCCTCCGCGGCCGAGCTCccgccgctcacgccgccgccgTCCTACTACTCCGCAGGCCggggcggcgccggcgccggccgcTCCAGGAGCCGCCGGCCCGGCCTCCTCGCCGCCATCCTCCCCAGGATCACCCTCCACCGGTGGCCCGGCAGCAGCCGGACGACGTCGGCGTGCCCGTCCTGGTCCTCCACGTCCTGGTCGTCCTCGAGTTCCAACACGTCGTCCACGATGTCGCCCGTGTTCACCGTCCAGTCGTCGCCCGCCGTGCACGTGGGGGCTTCCCGCGGCCACCACGGGCGCGCGATCTCGGCCGGCGGCGCCTACGACGAGGCCACGCCGCGGTGCTTCTCGGTGGAGCGTGAGTGCTACGAGAGGCGGGTCGTGAAGGGGTGCGGCGTCGCGGTGGCCTTAAGGAACGCGCTGGCCACGGTCGTCGTCGGCAAGCCCGGTCGGCGAGCTGCCACCAGCGCCGCAGCATAG